From Candidatus Manganitrophaceae bacterium, one genomic window encodes:
- a CDS encoding carbon monoxide dehydrogenase has translation MPKYRVLPGPEAFLPPSAACAGVVLPDPGQALIHGDIVHEDIAMDEAAKQFLMAKVPTIFPGPLVLWNWNEKAAKKATAIKALYDELKSHNPGALLIPMPDYRPKYPKINPEVEINPNHPNLTIWHNKIDVCMFVGVHCHQANLSLKIIRGGTNCYTVAMCAQAGHEDAMLTFRDATPEKIWKFTEAVRKAKASGVYASPSGVAVSKA, from the coding sequence ATGCCAAAGTATCGCGTCTTACCTGGTCCCGAAGCCTTCTTACCTCCTTCTGCTGCCTGTGCGGGCGTTGTCCTGCCGGATCCGGGCCAGGCGCTTATCCATGGCGATATCGTTCATGAAGACATCGCAATGGATGAGGCTGCGAAGCAATTTTTGATGGCCAAGGTGCCGACGATCTTCCCGGGTCCATTGGTTCTTTGGAATTGGAACGAAAAGGCCGCAAAAAAAGCAACCGCCATCAAAGCCCTTTATGATGAACTTAAGTCGCACAATCCCGGCGCTTTGCTTATCCCGATGCCGGACTATCGGCCGAAGTATCCAAAGATCAATCCTGAAGTCGAGATCAACCCCAATCATCCCAATTTAACTATATGGCATAATAAGATCGACGTCTGTATGTTTGTCGGTGTCCATTGTCATCAGGCGAACCTCTCTTTAAAAATTATTCGGGGTGGGACGAACTGCTACACGGTCGCGATGTGTGCGCAGGCGGGTCATGAAGATGCGATGCTCACCTTCCGGGATGCAACACCGGAGAAGATCTGGAAGTTTACAGAGGCGGTTCGAAAGGCGAAGGCATCCGGTGTTTATGCCAGCCCGAGCGGAGTGGCTGTTTCAAAGGCTTAA
- a CDS encoding ComF family protein — MFGIGDRFNTVVQRLLNLLYPHVCFHCTLPITGAATALPFCASCWGGVRLLSGPHCPVCAIPFPSGSALSHSPDHRCGECRDAPPPFTQAITPFAYEGALAEAIQRFKYRRQTTLALPLATLLLECLDPVSFDQIAAVPLHPSRLRAREFNQSLLIARQVALRLKKPLLIDLMERTRETPPQVGLSKKERDENVRRAFRIINPAPIQGKRVLLLDDVYTTGATLKEGAKTLLKSGAEAVVVAAVARML; from the coding sequence ATGTTCGGCATCGGTGATCGTTTTAACACGGTCGTTCAGCGACTCCTCAACCTCCTCTACCCCCACGTCTGCTTTCACTGCACCCTCCCAATCACCGGCGCCGCCACGGCGCTTCCTTTCTGCGCTTCCTGTTGGGGAGGCGTTCGGCTCCTCTCCGGACCGCACTGTCCGGTCTGCGCCATCCCCTTCCCCTCCGGGTCGGCCCTGTCCCACAGCCCCGATCACCGATGCGGGGAATGTCGCGACGCCCCTCCCCCATTTACGCAGGCCATCACCCCTTTTGCCTATGAAGGCGCCCTCGCCGAAGCGATCCAGCGCTTCAAATATCGAAGGCAGACGACCCTCGCCCTTCCGCTGGCGACCCTTCTTCTGGAGTGCCTCGACCCTGTTTCATTCGACCAAATTGCCGCCGTTCCGCTTCATCCCTCCCGACTTCGCGCCCGCGAATTCAATCAATCTCTGCTGATTGCAAGGCAGGTGGCCCTCCGTCTGAAGAAACCCCTTTTGATCGATCTGATGGAGCGCACCCGTGAGACGCCGCCCCAGGTCGGTCTCTCCAAAAAAGAGCGTGATGAAAATGTCCGACGGGCTTTTCGCATCATCAATCCCGCTCCGATTCAAGGAAAACGGGTGCTCCTCCTTGACGATGTCTACACCACCGGGGCCACCTTGAAAGAGGGAGCAAAAACCCTTCTAAAAAGCGGCGCCGAAGCGGTGGTCGTCGCCGCCGTCGCACGGATGTTATAA
- a CDS encoding YbaB/EbfC family nucleoid-associated protein codes for MSNKKMLGDIMRQAQALQERMAKLQEEAAKKTVEASSGGGMVTAKVSGKQQLLSLTIDPEVVKSGDVEMLQDLIVAAVNEGLRKSQELMAEEMKGMTGGLNIPGLF; via the coding sequence ATGTCGAATAAAAAAATGCTCGGCGATATCATGAGACAGGCGCAGGCCCTTCAGGAGCGGATGGCGAAGCTGCAAGAAGAGGCGGCTAAAAAAACGGTCGAGGCCTCCTCCGGCGGAGGGATGGTGACGGCAAAGGTGAGCGGCAAACAGCAGCTCCTCTCTTTGACCATCGATCCGGAAGTGGTTAAATCGGGTGATGTTGAAATGCTCCAGGACCTGATCGTGGCGGCGGTAAATGAAGGACTCCGGAAGAGCCAGGAGCTCATGGCGGAGGAGATGAAGGGGATGACCGGTGGGTTAAACATCCCCGGATTATTTTAA
- a CDS encoding ferredoxin oxidoreductase, protein MEANSVIGTINKKGQKIVDPEYLFFEAPRQQHFMTGSEVVREAIRRASVDISVAYPITPQSEAAAMVGDLYVEGYVGDYFRGESEFAVMSQCAGASFGGARVFTTTSGPGTLRAYENFPMWAGSRLPILINVMVRGINSPLNIQPDTLELGMILDTGMLIWHAETAQELLDYLLKGYIVAEEPDVHLPIAIVIDGFFVSHTKDMVMIPSADIALPPYNPYRSPVPCMDMEVPPVRMMRDPFVMKSNYISYATHASWQQEIRAAIERSRKHTIRLIGGLIEEENSDAEILIVSSGTAVAQGREAIRLLAEEGIRVGIVKVKTLRPFPHEEIRQATKNAKLIFVPEFNVVGWMAREIKAVIPDNHRVIDGPHVAGGMTMPPEVIVEEIKKVLAGKKEVVHG, encoded by the coding sequence ATGGAAGCGAATTCGGTAATCGGTACAATTAATAAGAAGGGCCAGAAAATCGTTGACCCGGAATATCTCTTTTTTGAGGCTCCACGGCAGCAACATTTTATGACCGGGAGCGAGGTCGTCCGTGAGGCGATCCGTCGGGCGAGCGTCGATATTTCTGTCGCCTACCCGATTACCCCACAGAGCGAAGCGGCGGCGATGGTCGGCGATCTTTATGTTGAAGGCTACGTCGGAGACTACTTCCGGGGAGAGAGTGAATTTGCCGTGATGTCGCAGTGCGCCGGAGCCTCTTTCGGCGGTGCCCGCGTCTTTACCACCACCTCCGGGCCGGGAACCCTCCGCGCCTATGAAAACTTTCCGATGTGGGCCGGATCCCGTCTCCCGATTCTGATCAACGTGATGGTCCGCGGTATCAACTCTCCTTTAAATATTCAGCCGGATACCCTTGAGCTGGGGATGATTCTCGATACCGGGATGCTGATCTGGCATGCCGAGACCGCCCAAGAACTCCTCGATTATCTTCTGAAAGGTTATATCGTTGCCGAGGAACCGGATGTCCATCTTCCGATCGCGATCGTGATCGACGGCTTCTTCGTCAGCCATACCAAAGATATGGTGATGATCCCCTCTGCGGATATCGCGCTTCCTCCTTACAACCCATACCGCTCTCCGGTTCCCTGCATGGATATGGAAGTTCCCCCGGTTCGGATGATGCGTGATCCTTTCGTCATGAAGAGCAACTACATCAGCTATGCGACTCACGCCAGTTGGCAGCAAGAAATTCGGGCCGCCATCGAACGCTCCCGGAAGCATACGATCCGTCTTATCGGAGGATTGATTGAGGAAGAGAACAGCGATGCGGAGATCCTGATCGTTTCGTCCGGAACCGCCGTTGCCCAGGGGCGGGAAGCGATTCGTCTCTTGGCGGAGGAGGGGATCCGTGTCGGTATTGTGAAGGTAAAGACACTCCGCCCCTTCCCTCATGAAGAGATCCGTCAGGCGACGAAGAATGCCAAGCTGATCTTTGTGCCGGAGTTCAATGTGGTCGGCTGGATGGCGCGTGAGATTAAGGCGGTGATCCCCGACAACCACCGGGTGATTGATGGACCGCATGTGGCGGGCGGAATGACGATGCCCCCTGAGGTGATTGTGGAAGAGATCAAGAAGGTTCTTGCTGGTAAAAAGGAGGTTGTCCATGGGTAA
- a CDS encoding ferredoxin oxidoreductase — MGKEKIKICDEFYDIMPPEYRELVDSATYGKEGRGWKDVGIAKELIEEHSLCAGCPESIAFRYVMACLPNPEDTVMVGSTGCTSLVFPHVAVHNIHSLFGNQNAVASGLKRALAYRFPGKVKDVVVLAGDGATVDIGLDMTLQSWFRQEKFLTICFDNELYANTGGQESGLMQKGFVSKMAPAGKKFDKVRLPEIAEESGCHYVATLTVSKPNRVEKAIRQGILIAREVGPTYIQLYTPCILEIGKQAMEGLQEMRDSEGPNERFAFKEYISEEAKAYLASLEKEKKPAAIPSQA; from the coding sequence ATGGGTAAGGAGAAGATCAAAATTTGTGATGAGTTTTATGACATCATGCCTCCCGAATATCGTGAGCTGGTCGATAGCGCGACATACGGAAAAGAAGGGCGCGGCTGGAAAGATGTCGGTATTGCAAAAGAGTTAATTGAAGAACACTCGCTCTGCGCAGGGTGCCCGGAATCGATCGCCTTCCGTTATGTCATGGCCTGTCTCCCGAACCCGGAAGACACCGTCATGGTCGGCTCGACCGGATGTACCAGCTTGGTTTTCCCCCATGTAGCGGTTCACAACATCCATTCTCTGTTCGGAAACCAAAATGCCGTCGCATCGGGTCTGAAGCGAGCGCTGGCCTACCGCTTTCCCGGCAAGGTGAAAGATGTGGTGGTCTTGGCCGGAGATGGTGCCACGGTGGACATCGGTCTCGACATGACCCTTCAGTCCTGGTTCCGCCAAGAGAAGTTTCTGACGATCTGTTTCGACAATGAGCTCTATGCCAATACCGGTGGACAGGAAAGCGGACTGATGCAGAAGGGGTTCGTCTCCAAGATGGCGCCGGCCGGAAAGAAATTCGACAAGGTTCGCCTTCCGGAGATTGCCGAGGAGTCGGGATGCCACTATGTGGCGACCCTCACCGTCAGCAAGCCGAATCGGGTTGAAAAGGCGATTCGCCAGGGCATTCTGATCGCCCGCGAGGTCGGCCCGACCTACATCCAGCTCTACACCCCCTGTATTCTTGAGATTGGAAAGCAGGCGATGGAGGGTCTCCAAGAGATGCGGGATTCCGAAGGTCCGAATGAGCGCTTCGCCTTTAAGGAATATATCTCCGAGGAAGCGAAAGCCTATTTGGCCAGCTTGGAAAAGGAAAAGAAACCGGCGGCGATACCCTCGCAGGCCTAA
- a CDS encoding VanZ family protein — protein MKYYIGPIVWMGLIFIFSTDAGSMVHTNSVLVPIIKLISPEISRKNLVTTLIVIRKIAHIVEYTVLSLLWLYAIQRGRPGWSRQAALGALAICVIYASLDEFHQSFVASRTASVMDVGFDSLGALIGQAVWAFSHTKIRLTVRAKFFGWWCAWGIFSTIMVLIVLKGGALSFGKMLLLIFSIGILSGAAGVFYYVRHR, from the coding sequence ATGAAGTACTATATCGGTCCAATCGTCTGGATGGGATTGATCTTTATCTTTTCTACCGATGCCGGCTCGATGGTCCATACCAACTCGGTGTTGGTTCCGATCATTAAATTGATCTCGCCCGAAATTTCAAGAAAAAACCTGGTCACCACACTGATTGTCATCCGGAAGATCGCCCATATCGTCGAATACACCGTCCTCTCCCTCCTGTGGCTTTATGCCATCCAACGGGGAAGACCGGGTTGGTCGCGTCAAGCCGCCCTGGGGGCGCTCGCGATCTGCGTTATTTATGCAAGCCTCGATGAATTCCACCAATCGTTCGTCGCCTCACGCACCGCCAGCGTCATGGATGTCGGATTCGATTCGTTAGGCGCCCTCATCGGCCAGGCTGTCTGGGCATTCTCCCATACCAAAATCCGCTTGACGGTCCGGGCAAAATTCTTTGGATGGTGGTGCGCCTGGGGAATTTTCTCGACCATTATGGTGTTGATCGTCCTCAAAGGAGGCGCCCTCTCTTTCGGAAAGATGCTCCTCCTCATCTTCAGCATCGGCATCCTCTCCGGCGCGGCGGGGGTCTTTTACTATGTTCGGCATCGGTGA
- the dnaX gene encoding DNA polymerase III subunit gamma/tau, translating into MANPYQVSARKWRPQTFEEVIGQHHVATTLMNAVQKRRVAQAYLFSGIRGVGKTTMARLLAKALNCPTPQGASPCNRCDSCKEITEGRAVDVVEIDGASNTGVDDVRELREKVKYLPLGGKYKIYIIDEVHMLSNAAFNALLKTLEEPPPHLVFVFATTESHKIPATILSRCQHFVFRRISRQEIIAQLRRVTEDRKVQFSERGLVLIAKASEGSMRDALSLLDQAIAYGGQEVKEEDLFTLLGRIGEARFHALVRAIHERNAEGALELAKEIADKGYDLRQFLADWLEHLRHLIIVQHLGEAEGWIDLPREEIEEIRAEAALFSIDDLQRLFSLFARLQAEIRSASHPHLLFEVALMKAIALSHLQPIEEILDRLQALGGSNTSTAEPGLSSRMPEAAAPFKTAAPIKTIEKKSPAEKPLPQKGAPDVAGATRETDPDKSALWRKVVLEMKEKRPSLGSYLEQGTLLEISDQRIKIGYSESFLIPLIQKEENQKLVGASLKGHFQKEMALELIDLQGAKARAVPFSEKKRSNDPAPSHPLVQEALRLLGGEVIETKQGG; encoded by the coding sequence ATGGCGAATCCATATCAAGTCTCGGCGAGAAAATGGCGGCCTCAAACCTTTGAGGAGGTGATCGGACAGCATCATGTCGCGACCACCCTGATGAACGCCGTCCAAAAGAGAAGGGTCGCGCAGGCCTATCTCTTTTCCGGGATCCGGGGGGTCGGAAAGACCACGATGGCCCGGCTCTTGGCCAAAGCCCTCAATTGTCCCACCCCGCAAGGAGCGAGCCCCTGTAACCGATGCGACTCCTGTAAAGAGATCACCGAAGGGCGCGCGGTCGATGTGGTGGAAATCGACGGCGCGTCGAATACCGGCGTGGATGATGTCCGCGAGCTCCGCGAGAAGGTCAAATACCTCCCGCTGGGGGGCAAATACAAGATCTACATCATCGATGAAGTCCATATGCTCTCGAACGCCGCCTTCAACGCGCTTCTCAAGACGCTGGAAGAGCCGCCGCCCCATCTAGTCTTCGTCTTTGCCACGACCGAATCGCACAAGATTCCTGCGACGATTCTGTCCCGCTGCCAGCATTTTGTTTTCCGCCGGATCTCCCGTCAGGAGATCATCGCGCAACTGCGCCGCGTCACCGAAGATCGGAAGGTCCAATTCAGCGAACGGGGTTTGGTGCTGATTGCAAAGGCGTCCGAGGGGAGTATGCGGGATGCCTTGAGCTTGCTCGATCAAGCGATCGCCTATGGCGGACAGGAGGTCAAGGAGGAGGACCTCTTCACCCTTTTGGGCCGGATCGGCGAGGCGCGATTTCATGCGTTGGTCCGGGCGATTCACGAGCGGAATGCCGAGGGGGCCCTTGAACTGGCGAAGGAGATCGCCGATAAAGGATATGATCTTCGGCAGTTCTTGGCCGATTGGCTGGAGCATCTGCGCCATCTGATTATCGTGCAACATCTCGGGGAGGCGGAGGGGTGGATCGATCTTCCCCGAGAAGAGATCGAGGAGATCCGCGCGGAGGCGGCCCTTTTTTCGATCGATGACTTGCAGCGTCTTTTTTCTTTATTCGCCCGTTTGCAGGCGGAGATCCGCTCCGCGTCGCATCCGCATCTTCTCTTTGAGGTTGCCTTGATGAAGGCGATCGCCCTCTCCCATCTTCAACCGATCGAAGAGATTCTCGATCGACTGCAGGCGCTGGGGGGTAGTAATACGAGTACGGCGGAGCCGGGACTGTCGTCGAGGATGCCGGAGGCGGCCGCTCCATTTAAGACGGCCGCTCCAATCAAGACGATTGAGAAGAAGTCGCCCGCCGAAAAACCGCTCCCGCAGAAAGGGGCTCCGGATGTTGCGGGAGCGACGCGGGAGACCGATCCCGATAAAAGTGCGCTTTGGAGAAAAGTAGTTTTAGAGATGAAGGAGAAGCGTCCGAGTCTCGGCTCCTATCTTGAGCAGGGAACCCTCTTGGAAATCAGTGACCAAAGGATTAAAATAGGATATTCGGAGTCATTTTTAATTCCGCTTATCCAGAAAGAAGAAAATCAAAAACTCGTGGGCGCTTCATTAAAAGGCCACTTCCAGAAAGAAATGGCGTTGGAGTTAATCGACCTTCAAGGGGCCAAAGCGAGGGCTGTTCCCTTTTCTGAGAAGAAAAGGTCGAATGATCCGGCCCCGTCCCATCCTCTGGTTCAAGAGGCCTTGCGTCTCCTGGGTGGAGAGGTGATTGAGACCAAGCAGGGAGGTTAA
- a CDS encoding nucleoside deaminase, whose product MISTVQPYAHVSPTEQDERFMRIALSAAESAAAEGEVPVGAVLVCGEGVVVSAYNLKERRHDPTAHAEMLAIRRTAEKLGRWRLGGTLYVTLEPCAMCAGALIQARIQRLVYGAADLKAGACGSVLEVVREPRFNHRIEVIGGLLAAESERLLHLFFSRLRSERAIN is encoded by the coding sequence ATGATCTCCACGGTCCAGCCTTATGCGCATGTCTCCCCGACCGAGCAGGATGAGCGGTTCATGCGGATCGCCTTGAGCGCGGCGGAGTCGGCCGCGGCCGAGGGAGAGGTGCCGGTCGGGGCTGTGTTGGTTTGCGGGGAGGGGGTTGTCGTCAGCGCCTATAACTTGAAAGAGCGCCGGCACGATCCGACGGCACATGCCGAGATGCTTGCGATCCGACGGACGGCGGAAAAACTGGGTCGCTGGCGACTGGGCGGAACCCTCTATGTAACGCTGGAGCCTTGCGCAATGTGTGCCGGTGCTTTAATTCAAGCGCGCATTCAGCGTCTGGTCTACGGCGCGGCCGATCTAAAGGCGGGGGCCTGCGGCTCTGTGCTGGAGGTGGTGCGCGAGCCTCGGTTCAATCACCGGATAGAGGTGATCGGCGGTCTTCTTGCAGCAGAGTCCGAGCGGTTGCTTCATCTTTTTTTCTCCCGCTTGCGATCGGAACGGGCGATCAATTAG
- the recR gene encoding recombination protein RecR — protein MDQKGKFAYLIEQLMELPSVGRKSAQRMAFYILKMPTEEAKKIGRAIIDVKDLLTFCKICNNIAEGEICTICASPNRDAQKVLVVEEPSTLYAIERTGEYKGLYHVLLGAVSPLSGSNGADLTIRNLIERLEKGGISEVIIATNPNIEGEATAIYLTRLIKPLHIKVTRIACGIPVGVDLEYADEVTLAKSLEGRREIS, from the coding sequence ATGGATCAAAAAGGAAAGTTTGCATATTTGATTGAGCAGCTGATGGAGCTTCCCAGTGTGGGGAGAAAGTCGGCTCAGCGGATGGCTTTTTATATCTTAAAGATGCCGACGGAAGAGGCAAAAAAAATCGGCCGGGCCATTATCGATGTGAAGGATCTCCTCACTTTCTGTAAAATTTGCAATAACATTGCGGAAGGGGAAATCTGTACCATTTGTGCTAGCCCCAACCGGGATGCGCAAAAGGTTCTGGTGGTGGAAGAGCCGAGCACCCTCTACGCAATTGAACGGACGGGAGAGTACAAAGGGCTCTACCATGTCTTATTGGGAGCGGTCTCGCCCCTCTCCGGCTCGAATGGAGCCGATCTCACCATCCGTAATCTCATCGAACGGCTTGAAAAGGGGGGAATTTCGGAGGTCATCATCGCCACCAATCCGAACATAGAAGGCGAAGCGACCGCCATATATCTTACCCGTCTTATTAAGCCACTTCATATCAAGGTCACCCGGATCGCCTGCGGCATTCCGGTCGGTGTCGATTTAGAATATGCCGATGAGGTGACCCTTGCCAAATCACTCGAAGGAAGACGCGAAATTTCATAA